The window AGCGGCCGGGGCGTTCGTCGTCGGTTGCGGCCCGCCGCCGAACCAGCCCAGTGGGTCGGTCGCGACCAGCACCCCCAGACCGCCCAGCAAAGCGACCGCGGCCAGCACGAACAGCGGAAGAAGGCGCCGCCGGTCAGCGCGGGCCCCGGTGCCCGGCCCGGTCCGATCCGGCGTCGCCGGCCGCTGTAGGGGAACAACCACCGGGACGGCACCGGAAGCGGCGCTTCCGGGCGTGGCACCGGAAGCGGCGCGGCCGGGCGCGGCACCGGGAGCCGTGTGATCGAGTGCGGCGCCAGGCGCCGTGCGGCCGGGAGCGGTCCGGTCGGGTGTGATGCCGGGAGTGGGATGGTCGGGTGTGATGCCGGGAGTGGGGTGGTCGGGTGCGGTGCCGGGAGCAGTGTCGACAAGGGCGGCGCTGATTGCGGTGTCGTCGAGTGGTTGCATCCCAAGGACGCCGATCCACGGTGATCCGGCCCGAGTGGCGGCGAGGTCGTCGTCCGGGCCGGTCACCGGAACCTCCGCCACCGGCGATCCGGCATCGAGGCCGGCGGCCGCCGTGCGAGCCGCCTCGGCCATCAGGCCGGCCGAGGAGAAACGGTCCTCGGGTTTCTTGGACAGGGCGATCCGGACGATCTCGCGGACCTCCGGTGGCACGTCGGCCGGGAGTTCCGGCGGCTCGTCCTCCAGATGCTGCAGGGCGATCGCGATCGGGTTGCGGCCCTCGAACGGCGGGTGGCCGGCCAGGCAGTGGTGGGCGAGGGCGCCGAGCGCGTACACGTCGGCGGCCGGACCGGCCACATGCTGGGCGACCTGTTCGGGTGCGATGTAGAGGGCGGTGCCGACCACCTCGCCCGCGCCGGTGACCGTGCCCGAGTGCGCCGAGCGGGCCACCCCGAAGTCGACGAGCACTACCGTGCCGTCCGGTTCGATGAGCAGGTTGCCGGGTTTGACGTCGCGGTGGACGATCCCGGCCTCGTGCGCCGCTTCGAGGGCCTGGGCCGCCTGCGCCACCACCGACATGGTCTCGGCGGGGGAGAGCCGCCCGCGTTCGGCGAGTATCCGGTTCAGCGGCTGCCCCTCGACCCGGGCCATCACCAGGTAGGCGTCCTCGACCGCGGTGTTCCCGAAGTCGTAGACCGGCACCACACCCGGGTGGCGCAGCGCGGCCAGGGCCTGTGCCTCGTGCCGGAACCGGCGTTGGAAGCCGGGATCGGTGGCCCGGTCGGCGAGCAGCGTCTTCACCGCGACCGCCCGGCCGAGCACGGTGTCGGTGGCCTGCCAGACCTCACCCATGCCACCGGCGGCGATCCGATCGTCGAGCCGGTAACGTCCGCCGAGCAACTCTCCGGTGTGAGGCATGGATGTCCCTCTACCCAGGAGAGCGCCCGGCTACCCGTGACGGGTGTCTACTCGCCGGTGTAGAGGACGGCGTCGATCTCGATGTCGAAGCCGACCAGGGGTACCGGCAGGGTGGTGCGGACCGGCAGGTGGTCGCCCTTGATGTATTCGCGGTAGATCTCGTTCATCGCCGGGAAGTCGCCGAAGTCGCGCAGGTAGACACCGACCCGGACGGCGTCGTCCAGGCTGGCACCGGCCGCCTCGGCGACGGCGGCCAGATTGCGGAAGGCGGCGTGCGCCTGCTCGGCGAAGTCACCGGTCACCCGGGTGCCGTCGGGCAGCGCCGGGATCGCGCCGGCCAGGTAGATGGTGTCGCCGGCGACGACGGCGTGCGAGTACGGGCCACCGGCGGGCGCCGCCTTGTCGGTCATCACAGCGCGCTTGGGCATCAGGAACTCCTCGGTTCGGATCGGGGCAGGGTCGGATCTGGGGAGGTTCGGGGGAACTGTTCGGCCAGTCCGTCGACGTCGACGAGTGGCGTGGCGAGCAGGGCACGGAGGTCGTGCTCGCGGCGGGCCAGGGCGGCCCGCTGCGCATCGGTGAGCGGGATCCACGGCGGTGCGGCGGCCGGCAGCCGGGGCGGCAGGGGACGGCCGGCCACGTACGTCGCCCGGTTGTGCAGTCGGATCGGTGCGACCCGGACCTGCCGGTGCGCGTCGACGACGGTGAGCGGCTCGTCCCGTACCTCGAAGATCGCCAGGTCGGCGGGATCGCCGACGGTGAGGGAACCGCCGGGCAGGCCCAACGCCCGCGCCGGGTGTTCGGTGACCGCCGCGATCACCTCGGGCAGCGCGACGCCGCAGGCGAGCAGTTTGGCCATCGTGGTCGGCAGGTCGAAGACCGGGCCGTGCAGGGACCGGGCGTGCAGGTCGGTGGAGATCGTGAACGGCCGCAGGCCCGCCGCCAGTTGGGCTTCCAGGACGTCGAAGGCGAAGCCGCCGGAGCCGTGCCCGAGGTCGAGCAGCACACCCCGGCCGACGGCGTCGCGGACCGCCGGGCCGAGCGGTGCGGCGATGCCACTCGCGCAGTGGGTGACCAGGTCGCCCGGCCGCAGCAGGTCGAGCACCTCGTCCAGGGCGGGCGGTGCGGTGCCGATATGGACCATGACCGGGACCCGGCACGCCTCGGCGGCGGCCAGTCCGCGGCGCAGCGGTTCGACCCCGTTGGCGCCGACGGTCTCCCGGTCGATGCGCACCTTGACGCCGTGGAACAGGTCACGGTCGGCCTGGATGGTGTCGATCGCCAGCGCGACGTCGCAGTTGTCCAGGTCGCGGCTCTCGCCGGTGCGTCCGGCCAGGCCGACGGCGGAGATGTTGAGCAGGGCGTGGACCCGGACCGCGGCGGACCGGGCGACCGCGCGCAGCCCGGCCGCGGTGTACGCGCCCGCCGACCCGGCGTCCACCCAGGTGGTGACGCCTGACCGCCAGGCGATCGGATCCGGGTCGATGCCCCAGTAGCCGGGCCCGACGTGGGTGTGTACGTCGATCAGGCCGGGGGTGATCAGGCAGCCGGTGACGTCGGTGACGGTGCGGGCGGTCCGGGGCAGGTCGCCGATCGCGGCGATCCGGCCGTCCCGGATCGCGACGTCGCCGGGCGTGCCGCCGGTGAGTAGCAGGTCCCAGATCATCGGGCGGCGTCCAGGGCCGTAGTGATGGCGAGCCGGTACAGCCGGGTCGGGCGGCCCTTGCGGCTCTCCTGTGCGCTGCCCGTCTCGGTCACCAGGCCCGCGCCGGTCAGCTTGCGGATCAGCCGGCGCCCGCTGGGGTCGGTGATGCCGAGCGTACGGGCGAGTTCGGCCGGGGACAGCGGCTGGCCGTCCAGGTTCCGTTCGATCGCGGCGAGCCGGGACAGGGTGGCCGGGCTGAGGCCGGCCCGCCCGGCCAGGCGCTCGATCTCGCCGTGCTCCCGGTAGGTGTAGGTGAGCGGGGTGGCCGACGCGCCCATCGGGCCGATCGACATCCCGTCGCCGGTGAACAGGTAGGCGCCCGGGTCGGCGTCCTGTTCGGCCCGGGCCGCGGCCCGCTCGGCGAGGGTGACGCTGAGCCGTGCCGAGGCGCCGATGCCGAACCCGGCGACGGCCCGGATGCCGAGCGTCTCGCGGGCTTCGGCCAGGACGGGCAGGCCCACCCAGTGCTGGGTGACGCTCTCGAACAGCGACGCGGGCGCGAAGACCAGCACCCCGCGCGCGCCGCGATGGTCGATCCAGGCGTCGGCGAACTCGGGGGTGTTCAGCAGCAGGTGCTGCAGCCCCACCCGGGCCCGGTCCAGATCGCTGCTCTGTTCGGGCTTCGCCACCAGGAACAGCGCGGCCGCGAAACGCTGGCCGTCGGCCCGTTTGGTGTGCATGCGCAGGGCGAGTTCGTGCAGGTCGGCGCGGATGGTGCCGGGGGTGGCCAGGGCGTGCAGCACGGCGGTCCGGCCGTCCAGGGCGGCGGCCACACCCATCCGGACGCTGATCACGTAGGGCGCGCCGGTGCGTTCCAGGTGTTCCCGGTGGAAGTCGGCGACCTCGGCGACCGGCTGGTCCGGGTCGAACGGGAGCGCCGAGATCGCCGTCCGGTCCAGGTCGAGGGCGGCGGCCACCTCGTCGATCGTCTCGGTGGTGAACGTGTCGACGCTGACCGGGGTGGCGGGCCATCCGTTACCGCGGGCGCGGGCCCAGGCCAGGGCCAGGTCGAGCGCGGCCGAGCGGGTGACGGTGACCGGGAGGTCGGCCGGGATCAGGTCGCGGGCCCGGGCGTAGGGCACCAGGCCGAGGAGCAGTCCGGCCGGTCGGTGGTCGCGGAGCAGGCCGGACACCCGGTCGCGGATCTCGTCCTCGCGCTCGTAGACCGCCCAGGCGAACTCGACGCCGGTGAGCGTGCCGGCCGCGTCGGCGAAGCGTGCCCGGTGGCTGGCGTGCACCACCAATCCGATCATGCCGGCCCCGTCTCGTTCTCAAGTAGTTCGTTATTGCCGTCGTAGCGTCGCCGACCAACCTCGCCGGGTCAAGTCACTCTTGACGATCGCATGGTCAGGGCCGCACGCTAGGGCGCATCGAAAACGAACTATTAACGAACCTGGTTCGTATGGAGTGCTGATGAGACTGCGACTCGCGGCGGCTGCCGCACTGGCCCTGACGGTCACCGCCTGTGCCCCCTCCACCTCCACGCCGGGAACCGCCGCGACCGACGGCGGGCCGCGGACCGGCGCCCTCAAGGTGTGGCTCTTCGACGAGCCGAACCGCGCGCCGAAGGAGGCCGTGGTCGACGAGGCGATCGCCGAGTTCACCGCCGCCCACCCGGACACCACGGTGGACGTGCAGTACATCGCGGTGGACACCCGCAGCGAGCGGTTCAAGGGCGCCTTCAACGACCCGGCCAGCGCGCCCGACGTCGTCGAATACGGCAACACCGACCTGCCCGAGTACGCCACCGCCGGTGGCCTCGCCGACCTGGGCACGGTGGTCACCGACTGGCCGGAGGGCGCCGACCTGGCCGCCGACGCCAAGGCCAGTGCGACCTACCAGGGCACCCTGCTCGGGGTGCCGTGGTACGTCGGGGTGCGGGCGCTCTACTACCGCAACGACGTGCTCCAGGAGCTCGGGCTGAAGCCGCCGGCCACCCTGGCCGAGCTGACCACCACGGCACGGGCGGTCCGGGCGGCGCGACCGGAGCTGTTCGGAGTCGCGGTGGGCGGCAAGTACACGTACGCCGCGATGCCCTTCGTCTGGGCCAACGGCGGTGACATCACCTCGATCGACTCGGCACCGTCCCGGGCCGGTCTCAAGGCCTACACCGACCTGATCGCCGAGGACAACTGCCCGCCGCCGAACTGCGCCGACCTGACCGGCGGCAAGACCGTCGAACTGTTCGCCAGTGGCAAGGCGGCGATGGGCATCCTCGGCAACTTCAACCGGGCCGCCGTGGACGCCGGTGCGGCCAAGGGCAGGTACACGGTCGTGCCGCTGCCCGGTCTGACCGCGGGCTCGATCGCGCCCGCCTTCGCCGGCGGCAACAACCTCGGCATCATGAAGAACGCGCAGCGCCCGGCCCTGGCGGCCGACTTCCTCACCCTGCTGGCCGGCCGGAAGTACCAGGCCGAGATGTACGACGCGATGGGCAACCTGCCGACCCTGAAGGCGGCCAGTGCCGAGGTGGTCGCCAAGGACCCCTTCGTCAAGCCGTTCATCGACACCATCGACGCCGGTACGAAGTTCGTCCCACTCGACCCGGGCTGGGGCAAGATCGACGCCTCGGCCGTGCTGCCCACCATGATCGAGAAGGTGGCGACCGGTAAGGCGAGCGTCGACGAGGCCACCGCTGAGGCCGCCGAGCTGATCGACGAGGCCCTGACCAAGTGAGCCGAGTACGCACCCGGGCACCACTGTGGCTGCTTCTGCCGGCCCTGGTGGTGCTCGGTGGTCTCTTCCTCTACCCGATGTACCAGCTCGGCCTGCTCTCGGTGCTCGACTTCACCCAGGCGCAGGTCAGCGGCGGACAACCGACCCGGTTCGTGGCGGCGGAGAACTACACCGGGCTGTTCGCCGACGCCCGGTTCTGGGACGTGCTGCTGGCCACCGTGCTGTTCGCGGCCGGGTGCGTGCTGGCCACCCTGGCCGTCGGTGCGGGCCTGGCGGTGCTGCTGACCCGGATCAGCCGGATCCCGCGTCTGCTGCTGTCGCTGGCCGCGATGGCCGCCTGGGCGGTTCCGGCCGTCTCCGGCTCGACCACCTGGATGTTCCTCTTCGACACCGACCTGGGTTTCGTCAACCAACTGTTCGGCATCGAGGGCTTCAACTGGATGTACGACAGGTACACCGCGTTCGGCCTGGTCGGCGCGGTGGTGGTGTGGGCGTCCTTCCCGTTCGTGATGGTCACCCTGTACGCCGGGATCGAAGCCGTCCCGAAATCGGTGCTGGAGGCGGCCGCCCTGGACGGCGCGAGCACGTGGCGCACGTTCTGGCGGATCCTGGTGCCGATCCTGCGGCCGGTGCTGGCGATCGTCGTCATCCAGTCGATCATCTGGGACTTCAAGGTCTTCACCCAGATCTACGTGATGACCCGGGGCGGCGGCCTGGCCGGGCAGAACCTCACCCTCAACGTGTACGCCTACCAGCAGGCCTTCGCCTCCAGCGAGTACGGCCGTGGCGCCGCGATCGGCGTGGTGACGATGCTGATCCTGCTCGCCGTCACCCTCGTCTACCTGCGGGCGCTGCGCCGGTCGGGAGAACAGTGGTGAGAGCCGGACGTCGTCTGCTCGACTCGGTGGCGGTGCTGATCGCGCTGGTCACCGTCTTCCCGATCTACTGGATGGTGCTGGCCGCGGTGAAACCGGCCGGCGAGATCCAGTCACTGGACCAGAAGCCGTGGACGCTCGCCCCA of the Actinoplanes sichuanensis genome contains:
- a CDS encoding serine/threonine-protein kinase; this encodes MPHTGELLGGRYRLDDRIAAGGMGEVWQATDTVLGRAVAVKTLLADRATDPGFQRRFRHEAQALAALRHPGVVPVYDFGNTAVEDAYLVMARVEGQPLNRILAERGRLSPAETMSVVAQAAQALEAAHEAGIVHRDVKPGNLLIEPDGTVVLVDFGVARSAHSGTVTGAGEVVGTALYIAPEQVAQHVAGPAADVYALGALAHHCLAGHPPFEGRNPIAIALQHLEDEPPELPADVPPEVREIVRIALSKKPEDRFSSAGLMAEAARTAAAGLDAGSPVAEVPVTGPDDDLAATRAGSPWIGVLGMQPLDDTAISAALVDTAPGTAPDHPTPGITPDHPTPGITPDRTAPGRTAPGAALDHTAPGAAPGRAASGATPGSAASGAVPVVVPLQRPATPDRTGPGTGARADRRRLLPLFVLAAVALLGGLGVLVATDPLGWFGGGPQPTTNAPAAPVSSAPRSADAPAGGDGGKETTRPERTEQTENDDRPTNTTTTTRPAEPTATTAPTVTETTGETATPTATATTPAETGEPGDDETDPGDNTEN
- a CDS encoding RidA family protein, which produces MPKRAVMTDKAAPAGGPYSHAVVAGDTIYLAGAIPALPDGTRVTGDFAEQAHAAFRNLAAVAEAAGASLDDAVRVGVYLRDFGDFPAMNEIYREYIKGDHLPVRTTLPVPLVGFDIEIDAVLYTGE
- a CDS encoding amidohydrolase/deacetylase family metallohydrolase; this translates as MIWDLLLTGGTPGDVAIRDGRIAAIGDLPRTARTVTDVTGCLITPGLIDVHTHVGPGYWGIDPDPIAWRSGVTTWVDAGSAGAYTAAGLRAVARSAAVRVHALLNISAVGLAGRTGESRDLDNCDVALAIDTIQADRDLFHGVKVRIDRETVGANGVEPLRRGLAAAEACRVPVMVHIGTAPPALDEVLDLLRPGDLVTHCASGIAAPLGPAVRDAVGRGVLLDLGHGSGGFAFDVLEAQLAAGLRPFTISTDLHARSLHGPVFDLPTTMAKLLACGVALPEVIAAVTEHPARALGLPGGSLTVGDPADLAIFEVRDEPLTVVDAHRQVRVAPIRLHNRATYVAGRPLPPRLPAAAPPWIPLTDAQRAALARREHDLRALLATPLVDVDGLAEQFPRTSPDPTLPRSEPRSS
- a CDS encoding MarR family transcriptional regulator: MIGLVVHASHRARFADAAGTLTGVEFAWAVYEREDEIRDRVSGLLRDHRPAGLLLGLVPYARARDLIPADLPVTVTRSAALDLALAWARARGNGWPATPVSVDTFTTETIDEVAAALDLDRTAISALPFDPDQPVAEVADFHREHLERTGAPYVISVRMGVAAALDGRTAVLHALATPGTIRADLHELALRMHTKRADGQRFAAALFLVAKPEQSSDLDRARVGLQHLLLNTPEFADAWIDHRGARGVLVFAPASLFESVTQHWVGLPVLAEARETLGIRAVAGFGIGASARLSVTLAERAAARAEQDADPGAYLFTGDGMSIGPMGASATPLTYTYREHGEIERLAGRAGLSPATLSRLAAIERNLDGQPLSPAELARTLGITDPSGRRLIRKLTGAGLVTETGSAQESRKGRPTRLYRLAITTALDAAR
- a CDS encoding extracellular solute-binding protein produces the protein MRLRLAAAAALALTVTACAPSTSTPGTAATDGGPRTGALKVWLFDEPNRAPKEAVVDEAIAEFTAAHPDTTVDVQYIAVDTRSERFKGAFNDPASAPDVVEYGNTDLPEYATAGGLADLGTVVTDWPEGADLAADAKASATYQGTLLGVPWYVGVRALYYRNDVLQELGLKPPATLAELTTTARAVRAARPELFGVAVGGKYTYAAMPFVWANGGDITSIDSAPSRAGLKAYTDLIAEDNCPPPNCADLTGGKTVELFASGKAAMGILGNFNRAAVDAGAAKGRYTVVPLPGLTAGSIAPAFAGGNNLGIMKNAQRPALAADFLTLLAGRKYQAEMYDAMGNLPTLKAASAEVVAKDPFVKPFIDTIDAGTKFVPLDPGWGKIDASAVLPTMIEKVATGKASVDEATAEAAELIDEALTK
- a CDS encoding carbohydrate ABC transporter permease, which translates into the protein MSRVRTRAPLWLLLPALVVLGGLFLYPMYQLGLLSVLDFTQAQVSGGQPTRFVAAENYTGLFADARFWDVLLATVLFAAGCVLATLAVGAGLAVLLTRISRIPRLLLSLAAMAAWAVPAVSGSTTWMFLFDTDLGFVNQLFGIEGFNWMYDRYTAFGLVGAVVVWASFPFVMVTLYAGIEAVPKSVLEAAALDGASTWRTFWRILVPILRPVLAIVVIQSIIWDFKVFTQIYVMTRGGGLAGQNLTLNVYAYQQAFASSEYGRGAAIGVVTMLILLAVTLVYLRALRRSGEQW